One window of Acidobacteriota bacterium genomic DNA carries:
- a CDS encoding oxygenase MpaB family protein, which translates to MQMPSCYSTRYEKARALDPKRASNYIAHTMIGDPEADAVIEQLAPLGQEKAMQFFRAALDKRDASVLQEAPPLVRDFFERMESPPDWLDLSALTPACRMFHRNSRLVLGAFVGGVLVEGFSTNISKSFFITGRVRDQGIRRLKQNNRHLIEIFMPGGLEKDGDGWKLSVRIRMVHAQIRRLLKHSEDWDTDSWGVPLSAAHLGFAITAFSARLLRHMKNLGAEYNDDERKSFMKVWRYSGYLMGIPETILFRDEADALRLFEIGLMCEPPPELESIVMANSLINSSPLIIGVENPAVRRTLAKQVFNISRALIGDTLADGLMYPAGSTLGVLPWHRLQERCHRLVEKILPGRAQNNNFTRFTSLLEASMFDEAGISFRLPDHVHAEESSKW; encoded by the coding sequence ATGCAAATGCCGTCCTGCTATTCGACACGTTATGAAAAGGCTCGTGCGCTCGACCCAAAGAGAGCATCGAATTACATCGCCCACACGATGATCGGAGACCCCGAAGCCGACGCGGTGATCGAACAGCTTGCGCCCCTTGGACAGGAAAAGGCGATGCAATTTTTCAGGGCGGCTCTGGATAAGCGGGACGCCAGCGTTCTGCAGGAAGCCCCGCCCTTGGTTAGGGACTTTTTCGAAAGGATGGAGTCCCCACCCGATTGGTTGGACTTATCGGCCCTGACCCCAGCCTGCCGCATGTTTCACCGGAATTCGAGACTGGTTCTGGGGGCATTCGTAGGAGGTGTTCTTGTAGAAGGATTCTCAACGAACATCAGCAAGTCGTTCTTCATCACCGGGCGGGTGCGTGATCAGGGCATCAGACGCTTGAAACAGAATAACCGTCACCTGATCGAGATATTCATGCCGGGCGGCCTGGAAAAGGATGGGGACGGATGGAAACTGTCTGTCCGTATCCGGATGGTCCACGCACAGATCAGACGCCTGCTGAAGCACTCGGAGGACTGGGATACGGACTCCTGGGGCGTGCCGCTTAGCGCGGCACACCTGGGCTTTGCGATTACCGCTTTTTCAGCCAGGTTGCTGCGACATATGAAAAACCTGGGTGCTGAATACAACGACGATGAGCGAAAAAGCTTTATGAAGGTTTGGCGCTACTCAGGGTATTTGATGGGTATTCCCGAGACGATTCTGTTTCGCGATGAAGCCGACGCCCTGAGGCTGTTCGAGATTGGCCTCATGTGCGAGCCTCCGCCCGAGTTGGAATCTATCGTGATGGCGAACTCGTTGATCAACTCCTCTCCATTGATCATAGGGGTCGAAAACCCAGCCGTGCGTCGCACCCTTGCAAAGCAGGTGTTCAATATATCGCGCGCGCTCATCGGGGATACTCTTGCCGATGGTCTGATGTATCCAGCCGGCTCGACACTTGGAGTCTTGCCATGGCACCGACTGCAAGAGCGTTGTCACCGCCTCGTGGAGAAGATCCTTCCAGGACGTGCTCAAAACAACAATTTCACCAGATTCACCTCTCTGCTGGAGGCCTCGATGTTCG
- the selB gene encoding selenocysteine-specific translation elongation factor, translating into MKHIVVGTAGHIDHGKSTLIKVLTGVDPDRLKEERERGITIDLGFASLQLGDRLRVGFVDVPGHERFVKNMLAGVGGIDAVLLVVAANESIMPQTREHFDICRLLSIPRGLVVITKCDLVEREIVDLVQLELQDYLRGSFLEGAPVIPFNASSQEGLDSIRQALTEMGDGLPPRNRDLPFRLPIDRCFSSRGFGTVVTGTLVSGTIRKEGEVELYPTGKRSRVRHLQVYSREVDQAEAGQRTALNLQGVEVGEVHRGVQLSVCGRYRAVSRCDCRLSLLESSPVTLRNRSRVRFHLGTTEVLAEVRPLKPKTLAPGQTGLAHLELEKPVLALVGDSFILRRTSPMITVGGGVVLDIFPPPRRRTRDLDRRLQFLQAMDSDDPTTMIGRLTAREAARGIDEDRILSQLPVSRTTVRKLLSRLVQEGQVFRLGQHPLQVMDRKCFDGLCRQSLALIRDYQQRQALSAGLPREQLHSSLFAGVSQSVFKSVLAHLCDRDLVELDRDRVRLRGSGVRLSADEARALDTIEQAFRSTGLQVPSIEEVIRDVALPQEQARRLVALLTRQKKLVKVSETLFFHADSIEDVKKKLREHKKREDRIDVPTFKKLADVTRKYAIPLLEHLDRERVTRRAGDLRVIV; encoded by the coding sequence ATGAAGCACATTGTAGTGGGGACGGCCGGCCATATCGATCATGGCAAAAGTACCCTGATCAAGGTGCTGACGGGAGTGGATCCTGACCGCCTCAAAGAGGAAAGGGAGCGGGGGATCACCATCGACCTGGGTTTTGCCAGCCTGCAGCTCGGCGACCGGTTGAGAGTGGGCTTCGTGGACGTTCCCGGCCACGAGCGCTTCGTCAAGAATATGCTGGCCGGCGTTGGAGGAATCGATGCGGTGCTGCTGGTGGTGGCGGCCAACGAGTCCATCATGCCGCAGACCCGGGAACACTTCGATATCTGCAGGCTCTTGTCCATCCCGCGAGGGTTGGTGGTGATCACCAAGTGCGATCTGGTCGAGAGGGAGATCGTCGATCTGGTTCAGTTGGAGTTGCAGGACTATCTGCGCGGCTCCTTTCTGGAAGGAGCCCCTGTCATTCCCTTCAACGCATCCAGTCAAGAGGGACTGGATTCCATCAGGCAGGCCCTGACCGAAATGGGTGACGGACTGCCCCCCCGCAATCGGGATCTTCCCTTTCGGTTGCCGATCGATCGATGCTTCAGCTCCAGGGGATTCGGAACGGTGGTCACCGGGACGCTGGTGAGCGGCACGATTCGAAAAGAGGGAGAAGTAGAACTCTATCCGACCGGGAAGCGGTCTCGGGTGAGGCACCTCCAGGTCTATTCCCGCGAGGTCGATCAAGCCGAGGCCGGTCAGCGGACGGCCCTGAACCTGCAAGGGGTGGAGGTCGGCGAAGTCCACAGAGGTGTGCAACTCTCGGTTTGCGGGCGTTACCGGGCTGTCTCGCGCTGCGATTGCCGGCTCTCGCTGTTGGAATCTTCGCCGGTGACGCTCAGGAATCGCAGCCGGGTGAGGTTCCACCTGGGCACCACGGAAGTGCTGGCCGAAGTCCGCCCCCTGAAACCGAAAACGCTGGCTCCCGGTCAAACAGGCCTGGCGCACCTGGAGTTGGAGAAGCCGGTGCTGGCCCTGGTGGGAGATTCCTTCATCCTGCGGCGGACCTCGCCCATGATTACCGTTGGAGGGGGAGTGGTCCTGGATATCTTTCCGCCGCCACGCCGCCGAACTCGGGATCTGGATCGGAGACTGCAGTTCCTTCAGGCCATGGATTCGGACGATCCGACGACCATGATCGGACGACTGACGGCCAGAGAGGCCGCCCGAGGCATTGACGAAGACCGGATCCTTTCTCAACTGCCTGTTTCCAGGACCACCGTCCGCAAGCTCTTGTCCCGACTGGTTCAAGAGGGACAGGTATTCCGGCTGGGCCAACACCCCTTGCAAGTGATGGATCGAAAATGCTTCGATGGCCTCTGCCGGCAGTCCCTGGCGCTCATCCGGGACTACCAGCAGCGCCAAGCGCTGTCGGCGGGGCTCCCGAGGGAGCAGCTCCATTCCAGCCTGTTTGCCGGCGTTTCCCAAAGCGTGTTCAAGTCGGTGCTGGCCCACCTGTGCGACCGGGACCTGGTCGAGCTGGACCGGGATCGGGTGCGGCTGCGCGGCTCGGGCGTACGCTTGAGCGCCGATGAGGCTCGGGCTCTGGACACCATTGAACAGGCCTTCCGCAGTACGGGTCTACAGGTTCCCTCGATCGAGGAGGTCATCCGGGATGTCGCCCTGCCGCAGGAACAGGCCAGGCGGCTGGTGGCACTGCTGACCCGCCAAAAGAAGCTGGTCAAGGTGAGCGAAACCCTGTTCTTCCACGCCGACTCCATCGAAGACGTCAAGAAGAAGCTGCGGGAGCACAAGAAACGGGAAGACCGCATCGATGTCCCTACCTTCAAGAAACTGGCCGACGTTACCCGCAAGTACGCCATCCCTCTGCTGGAACATCTGGACCGGGAGCGGGTGACGCGCCGGGCCGGCGATTTACGAGTGATTGTCTAG
- the galU gene encoding UTP--glucose-1-phosphate uridylyltransferase GalU → MRIRKAVIPAAGLGTRFLPATKAQPKEMLPLVDKPLIQYVVEEAVASGIDQVIIVTGRGKGAIEDHFDVAYELERTLEERGKSDLLRQVRAPSNLATVSFVRQKQALGLGHAVLTARHLVGDEPFAVLLGDDIIDAPTPCVGQMMEVFERYGTSVLATQAVHGPAISQYGVIEEEAVAGAAESDVFKVLDLVEKPSFEQAPSNLAIIGRYLLTPEIFEVLGRTAPDRGGEIQLTHGLRGLLDSQAIHALRFEGKRYDAGDKLGFLEATVEFALKREDLGKRFAEYLSQLRAESGAEAGESGFAPAVGKKRFAPPEPAGRGKA, encoded by the coding sequence ATGCGAATTCGAAAGGCAGTGATTCCGGCGGCTGGTCTGGGGACCCGGTTTCTTCCGGCCACCAAGGCCCAGCCAAAGGAAATGCTACCTCTGGTGGACAAGCCCCTGATCCAGTATGTGGTCGAGGAAGCCGTGGCCTCCGGCATCGACCAGGTGATCATCGTGACCGGCAGGGGGAAGGGTGCCATCGAGGACCATTTCGATGTGGCTTACGAGCTGGAAAGAACCCTGGAGGAACGGGGGAAGAGCGATCTGCTGCGGCAGGTTCGGGCACCTTCCAATCTGGCCACGGTCTCCTTTGTTCGGCAAAAGCAGGCCCTTGGATTGGGGCACGCCGTGCTGACCGCCAGGCACCTGGTGGGCGATGAGCCCTTTGCCGTGCTGCTGGGCGATGACATCATCGACGCCCCCACGCCATGTGTCGGTCAGATGATGGAGGTTTTTGAGCGATACGGAACTTCGGTGCTGGCCACGCAGGCGGTGCACGGTCCCGCCATCAGTCAATACGGTGTGATCGAGGAAGAAGCAGTGGCGGGAGCCGCCGAGTCGGACGTCTTCAAGGTGCTCGACCTGGTGGAGAAGCCTTCCTTCGAGCAGGCGCCTTCCAACCTGGCCATCATCGGCCGTTACCTGCTGACACCGGAAATCTTCGAGGTTCTGGGACGGACGGCTCCCGACCGGGGCGGAGAGATTCAACTCACCCATGGGTTGCGCGGTCTGCTGGACAGCCAGGCCATTCACGCTCTCCGTTTTGAGGGGAAACGGTATGACGCCGGCGACAAGCTGGGTTTTCTGGAGGCGACCGTCGAATTTGCCCTCAAGCGAGAGGATCTGGGCAAGCGGTTTGCGGAGTACCTGAGTCAACTGCGAGCCGAATCCGGAGCCGAGGCTGGTGAAAGTGGATTTGCTCCTGCGGTAGGAAAGAAGAGATTCGCCCCTCCCGAACCTGCCGGGAGGGGGAAAGCCTAG
- a CDS encoding aldehyde dehydrogenase family protein → MKMFLADQWVERSEKIEVRNPYDDSVVDTVPRASLADVDSALETARQGADLMRRMDAYERYELLAKATRLVEERSEDLARTITLEEGKIIGEARVEASRAAQTLEVSAEEAKRVTGEMIPLGGAPGSGNRLGFTLRVPCGVVAAVTPFNFPLNLVAHKVGPALAAGNSVIIKPASDTPLSALKLTEIMLEAGFPPPAVQCITGGGGRIGRALCADRRVRKITFTGSRDVGEDICKTAGLKKVTMELGSNAPLIVMPDADLEKVCQAILATGYSNAGQVCISAQRVLALSDVYGELGEALSPKVKSMSFGDPLSEGVSMGPMIRESDAERVESWVQEAVSGGARLLAGGDRDGTLHSPTLVGDVDPAMRISCEEVFGPAVALSSCASVDEAVRLANDTHYGLSAGIFTENLDWAMKFAREVDSGNLHVNWGPQWRADLMPYGGLKESGFGKEGPKYAIHEMTEQKMVVLHLK, encoded by the coding sequence ATGAAAATGTTTTTGGCGGACCAATGGGTCGAAAGATCGGAAAAGATCGAAGTGAGAAATCCTTACGACGACAGCGTGGTCGATACCGTGCCTCGGGCCAGTTTGGCGGACGTGGACAGCGCGCTGGAGACCGCCCGGCAGGGGGCGGACCTCATGAGGCGCATGGACGCCTACGAGAGGTATGAATTGCTGGCCAAGGCTACGCGTTTGGTTGAAGAGCGCAGCGAGGACCTGGCCAGGACCATTACCCTGGAGGAAGGCAAGATCATCGGGGAGGCCCGGGTGGAGGCCTCGCGGGCCGCCCAGACCCTGGAGGTCTCGGCCGAAGAGGCGAAACGGGTGACGGGTGAGATGATTCCGCTGGGCGGCGCGCCCGGCTCGGGCAACCGCCTGGGGTTCACCCTGCGGGTTCCCTGCGGCGTGGTCGCGGCGGTGACGCCGTTCAATTTTCCGCTGAACCTGGTGGCCCACAAGGTGGGTCCCGCTCTGGCCGCCGGAAACAGCGTGATCATCAAGCCTGCCAGCGACACTCCGCTGTCCGCGCTGAAGCTCACCGAGATCATGCTCGAAGCCGGATTCCCGCCGCCGGCCGTTCAGTGCATCACCGGGGGCGGAGGCCGCATAGGGCGGGCCCTGTGCGCAGATCGGCGGGTCCGCAAAATCACCTTCACCGGCAGCCGGGACGTGGGGGAGGACATCTGCAAGACGGCCGGGTTGAAAAAGGTCACCATGGAGTTGGGCAGCAATGCTCCGCTAATCGTCATGCCCGACGCCGACCTGGAGAAGGTGTGTCAGGCCATCCTGGCTACCGGCTACAGCAACGCCGGTCAGGTTTGCATCAGCGCCCAGCGGGTTCTGGCGCTGTCCGACGTCTATGGAGAGCTCGGCGAGGCCCTGAGTCCCAAGGTGAAATCCATGAGCTTCGGTGACCCGCTGAGCGAGGGCGTCAGCATGGGACCGATGATCCGGGAGTCCGATGCCGAGCGCGTGGAGTCCTGGGTGCAGGAGGCTGTTTCAGGCGGAGCCCGGCTCCTGGCCGGGGGAGATCGTGACGGAACCCTGCACTCGCCGACACTGGTCGGGGACGTGGACCCTGCCATGCGGATTTCCTGCGAGGAGGTGTTCGGTCCGGCGGTGGCGCTCAGTTCCTGCGCGTCGGTGGATGAGGCTGTCAGGCTCGCCAACGATACCCACTATGGGCTCTCCGCGGGAATCTTCACCGAGAATCTGGATTGGGCCATGAAGTTTGCCCGCGAAGTGGACTCCGGCAACCTGCATGTCAATTGGGGCCCCCAGTGGCGAGCCGATCTGATGCCCTACGGCGGGCTGAAGGAGAGTGGATTCGGCAAGGAAGGCCCCAAGTACGCCATCCATGAGATGACGGAACAGAAAATGGTGGTCTTGCACCTGAAGTAA
- a CDS encoding four helix bundle protein has translation MTFVHSYRDLIVWQKSMDLTVRIYALTRYFPAAERSGITSQMRRSAASIPANIAEGQARRSSGEFIQSLGVARGSLAELETFLMLSTKLEMTTPEKSRRLLSDCAEIGKMLNALIKSLTTNH, from the coding sequence ATGACATTCGTACACTCTTATCGGGATTTGATCGTCTGGCAGAAATCAATGGACTTGACCGTAAGGATCTACGCGCTTACGCGGTACTTTCCCGCCGCGGAAAGATCTGGCATTACGTCACAGATGCGACGGTCGGCTGCCTCCATTCCGGCGAACATTGCGGAGGGGCAGGCACGCCGCTCAAGCGGGGAGTTTATTCAGTCGCTTGGTGTTGCGCGGGGGTCGTTAGCGGAGCTTGAAACCTTCCTGATGCTGTCAACAAAGCTGGAGATGACAACGCCAGAGAAAAGCAGGCGCCTGTTGAGCGATTGCGCCGAGATCGGCAAAATGCTCAACGCATTGATCAAATCACTAACCACTAACCACTGA
- a CDS encoding XdhC/CoxI family protein has protein sequence MTTSRNVDIYEEITRLRNQGQRAALATIIQIRGSVPSFETAKILVREDGSTLGTVGGGCVENDVWKAARQVMLAEKPKRLLFDLTDTSNLEAGLICGGKVEVFVEPILATPTVYIFGAGHVSKFISKVAVLAGFNSVIIDNRPQYANAERFPEATQIYSESFEAAFEAIHPNEFSYIVIVTRGHQEDQTVLGWAARTRARYIGMIGSKVKKRTLFRNLQEEGVSQEALDRVQSPMGVEINAILPEEIAVSVVAQMIEYRRFKPGSRSSRAPARAAVVGAAG, from the coding sequence ATGACCACCTCCAGGAACGTCGACATCTACGAAGAAATCACCCGCCTGCGCAATCAGGGCCAACGAGCGGCCCTGGCCACCATCATTCAGATCCGGGGGTCGGTGCCGAGCTTTGAAACCGCCAAGATCCTGGTGCGCGAGGACGGCTCCACCCTGGGAACGGTTGGTGGCGGCTGCGTGGAAAACGACGTCTGGAAGGCTGCCCGCCAGGTGATGCTGGCGGAAAAGCCCAAGCGGCTGCTCTTCGACCTTACCGACACTTCCAACCTGGAGGCCGGACTGATCTGCGGCGGCAAGGTCGAGGTCTTCGTGGAACCCATCCTGGCCACCCCCACGGTCTATATCTTCGGGGCCGGCCACGTCTCCAAGTTCATCTCCAAGGTGGCGGTGCTGGCCGGCTTCAACTCGGTCATCATCGACAATCGTCCCCAGTACGCCAACGCAGAGCGTTTTCCCGAAGCCACTCAGATCTACTCGGAGAGCTTCGAGGCTGCCTTTGAAGCCATCCATCCCAACGAGTTTTCCTACATCGTGATCGTTACCCGCGGCCACCAGGAAGACCAGACCGTCCTGGGTTGGGCGGCCCGCACCCGTGCGCGCTATATCGGCATGATCGGAAGCAAAGTCAAGAAAAGGACGTTGTTTCGGAATCTGCAGGAGGAGGGCGTTTCCCAGGAAGCGCTGGATCGGGTCCAATCCCCCATGGGGGTTGAAATCAACGCCATTCTGCCTGAGGAAATCGCCGTGAGCGTGGTGGCTCAGATGATCGAGTACAGACGCTTCAAACCGGGCAGCCGGTCATCTCGCGCCCCGGCTCGGGCTGCCGTAGTCGGCGCTGCCGGTTGA
- the aroF gene encoding 3-deoxy-7-phosphoheptulonate synthase codes for MIISMIRQATSQQVDYVCDKIKSFGYAAHPIQGAERVVIGAVGDGKDKDRVISVMESVPGVESVIPIQQPFKLVGKELKQERTVIQMDGFTIGGDEFVVMAGPCSVEYREQLMKTAESVKAAGAKVLRGGAYKPRTSPYDFQGLEEEGLKLLAEARERTGLRIITEVVNTENVDLVNEYTDIFQVGARNMQNFALLKRLGRTRKPVLLKRGMMSTLKEFLMSAEYIVSQGNSEVILCERGIRTFETYTRNTLDISAVPALQQLSHLPVVVDPSHGTGKRNLIAPVSNAAVAVGAHGLLVEVHPKPEEAFSDGPQSLLPAEFESLMEGVRRYVTVDGRSL; via the coding sequence ATGATCATTTCCATGATCCGGCAGGCTACCAGCCAACAGGTGGATTACGTGTGCGACAAGATCAAGAGTTTCGGCTATGCAGCCCATCCCATCCAGGGTGCGGAACGAGTGGTCATCGGCGCCGTGGGCGACGGAAAAGACAAGGACCGGGTCATCTCGGTCATGGAATCGGTCCCCGGGGTGGAGTCGGTCATTCCCATCCAGCAGCCCTTCAAGCTGGTGGGCAAGGAGTTGAAGCAGGAGCGGACCGTTATCCAGATGGACGGTTTCACCATCGGGGGGGACGAGTTCGTGGTCATGGCCGGCCCCTGCTCGGTCGAGTACCGGGAACAGCTCATGAAGACGGCTGAAAGTGTCAAGGCCGCCGGTGCCAAGGTTCTTCGAGGCGGGGCCTACAAGCCACGCACCTCTCCCTACGATTTCCAGGGCCTGGAGGAGGAAGGGCTCAAGCTGCTGGCGGAGGCTCGTGAGCGAACCGGACTCAGGATTATTACCGAGGTCGTCAATACGGAGAATGTCGACCTGGTGAACGAATACACCGACATCTTCCAGGTCGGAGCCAGGAACATGCAGAACTTTGCCCTGCTGAAGCGGTTGGGCAGGACCCGAAAGCCCGTCCTGCTCAAGCGGGGCATGATGTCGACGCTCAAGGAATTCCTCATGTCCGCGGAATATATCGTCTCCCAGGGCAATTCCGAGGTCATTCTCTGCGAGCGCGGCATCCGCACCTTCGAGACCTACACCCGCAACACGCTCGACATCTCGGCCGTACCGGCCCTGCAGCAACTCTCCCACCTGCCGGTGGTGGTGGACCCCAGCCACGGCACCGGCAAACGCAACCTCATTGCTCCGGTTTCCAACGCGGCGGTGGCCGTGGGCGCGCACGGTCTGCTGGTGGAGGTTCACCCCAAGCCGGAGGAGGCCTTCTCCGACGGACCTCAATCACTGCTGCCCGCCGAATTCGAATCGCTGATGGAGGGAGTTCGGAGGTACGTGACCGTGGATGGGCGCAGCCTGTAA
- the folD gene encoding bifunctional methylenetetrahydrofolate dehydrogenase/methenyltetrahydrofolate cyclohydrolase FolD, whose translation MTAKVIDGKRIGKEIREEVRLDVARLKERGVVPGLAAVLVGNHPASRVYVRNKIKACQSLGVYSELVALPEETTTARLLQCVSDLNRKHSIHGILVQLPLPGRIDEQAVLLAVDPAKDVDGLHPMNAGALALGREGLRPCTPSGVMEILQREEVPLRGARAVVIGRSNLVGKPLGLLLLQQHATVTFCHSRTRDLASVARTADILVAAVGRPAMVTADFVKPGAVVIDVGINRVEGAALESLLAEDPSLKPRYERNRGKGIHSILVGDVRWSGVSEVASAATPVPGGVGPLTIALLMKNTVQAAKRQHFAD comes from the coding sequence ATGACAGCCAAGGTTATCGACGGCAAGAGGATCGGAAAGGAGATCAGGGAGGAAGTGCGCCTCGACGTGGCGCGCCTGAAAGAACGGGGGGTGGTTCCGGGTCTGGCGGCCGTGCTGGTGGGGAACCATCCGGCCTCCCGCGTTTACGTCAGGAACAAGATCAAGGCCTGCCAGTCGTTGGGCGTCTACAGCGAACTGGTGGCGTTGCCGGAGGAGACCACTACGGCCCGGCTGCTTCAATGCGTCTCCGATCTGAATCGGAAACACTCGATCCACGGCATCCTGGTACAGTTGCCGTTGCCTGGCCGGATAGACGAGCAGGCAGTGCTGTTGGCCGTCGACCCCGCCAAGGACGTGGACGGCCTGCACCCCATGAATGCCGGAGCGCTGGCTCTGGGTCGGGAGGGCTTGCGGCCCTGCACTCCAAGCGGGGTCATGGAGATCCTTCAGCGGGAAGAAGTGCCCCTCCGGGGCGCTCGCGCCGTGGTGATCGGGCGCAGCAATCTGGTGGGCAAACCGTTGGGCCTGCTGTTGTTGCAGCAGCATGCCACCGTCACCTTCTGCCACTCCAGGACCCGGGACCTGGCATCCGTCGCCCGGACCGCGGACATTCTGGTGGCTGCCGTGGGAAGACCGGCCATGGTGACGGCGGATTTCGTCAAGCCCGGGGCCGTGGTCATCGATGTCGGAATCAACCGAGTCGAGGGAGCCGCGCTGGAGAGCCTGCTTGCGGAGGACCCGTCTCTGAAGCCTCGATATGAACGCAACCGCGGCAAGGGAATCCACTCGATCCTGGTGGGGGATGTCCGGTGGTCCGGCGTCTCCGAAGTGGCCTCTGCCGCTACTCCCGTTCCCGGCGGAGTCGGTCCACTGACCATCGCACTCCTTATGAAGAACACGGTTCAGGCCGCCAAACGGCAGCACTTCGCTGATTGA
- the coaE gene encoding dephospho-CoA kinase (Dephospho-CoA kinase (CoaE) performs the final step in coenzyme A biosynthesis.) — protein sequence MLRVGLTGGIATGKSTVCDWLAEHGFRVIDADRVAHGLIRKGQPCFDPVVAAFGARILDADGEIDRNSLGQVVFNDPAHLQELNALVHPKVIRSILEQLDRLEQSNPLSRAVVDASLMIESGFHKQFKHLIVVSCSVDQQVERLMERNRLSRAQALQRIGLQWPLQAKLPLATVVIDNSGTLEQTRHQVDRLLEELEAEKANC from the coding sequence ATGCTTAGAGTAGGCTTGACAGGGGGCATTGCCACTGGGAAATCAACGGTCTGCGACTGGCTCGCCGAGCACGGATTCAGGGTGATTGACGCCGATCGTGTCGCCCACGGCCTGATTCGGAAGGGGCAACCCTGCTTCGATCCGGTGGTAGCCGCCTTCGGGGCCCGGATCCTGGATGCGGACGGAGAAATCGACCGCAACAGCCTGGGCCAGGTGGTGTTCAACGACCCTGCCCACCTGCAAGAACTGAATGCTCTGGTTCATCCGAAAGTCATTCGGAGCATTCTGGAGCAACTCGACCGGCTGGAACAATCCAATCCGTTGTCCAGGGCGGTGGTGGACGCCTCGCTCATGATCGAGTCCGGATTTCACAAACAGTTCAAGCACTTGATTGTGGTCAGTTGCAGTGTCGACCAGCAGGTGGAGCGCCTGATGGAGCGGAATCGGCTCTCCCGTGCCCAGGCCCTGCAGCGAATCGGGCTGCAGTGGCCCCTACAGGCCAAGCTGCCGCTGGCTACGGTCGTGATCGACAACTCGGGAACCCTCGAGCAAACCCGGCACCAGGTGGACCGGCTGCTGGAAGAGCTGGAGGCAGAGAAGGCCAATTGCTGA